The sequence AAGGAACGCGGGACGTATGAGGCGAAACTGCTGGCCCGCAACGCGAAGGGCACGGCGGAGAAGCCATTCCGGATCGTGGTGGGGGACAACATTGCCCTGACGCCGCCGATGGGCTGGAACAGCTGGAACTGCTGGGGTTCGAATATCGACCAGCAGAAGACCCTGGCCGCGGCGCAGGCCATCGTGCGCCACGGCCTCGACCGCCACGGGTGGAGCTACGTGAACATCGACGACGCCTGGCAGGGGAAACGGGGCGGGTCCTTCAACGGCATCCAGCCGGATCCGGCGAAGTTCCCGGACATGAAAAAGCTCTGCGATGACATCCACGGCATCGGCTTGAAGGTCGGGATTTATTCGTCGCCGTGGGTGACCACTTACGCCCGCCGCATCGGCGGCTCCGCGGAGAATCCGGAGGGCGATTGGTCGCCGCCGGGAAACGGGCCGAAGACGGTGAACAAGAAGATCCTCCCGTGGGCGATCGGGAAACACTCCTTCGCCACCCAGGACGCGCGGCAGTGGGCCGCGTGGGGGATGGACTACCTGAAGTACGATTGGAACCCGATCGAGGTGCCGGAGACCGCGGAGATGGAAAAGGCGCTCCGCGGCAGCGGTCGGGACGTGGTCCTGAGCCTGTCCAACAGCACGCCGTTCAACAGCATCGCGGAGCTCAGCCGCATCGCCAACTGCTGGCGGACCACCGGTGACATCAAGGACACGTGGGAGAGCATGAGCAAGAAGGGCTTCACCCAGGACAAGTGGGCGCGCTACGCCTCGCCGGGGCACTTCAACGATCCGGACATGCTCGTGGTCGGCCATGTGGGCTGGGGGAAGCCGCATCCCACCAACCTCACGCCGGACGAGCAATACACCCACATCAGCATCTGGTGCCTGCTCTCCGCGCCCCTGTTGCTCGGCTGCGATCTGGAGAAGATGGATGATTTCACGCTCGGCCTGCTCACGAACGACGAGGTGCTGGCGATCGACCAGGACGTGCTCTGCAAGCAGGCGGTGAAGGTGGCGGGCTCGGATCTCCTGCCTGTCTTCGCCAAGCCGCTCGAGGATGGATCGAAGGCGGTGGGGTTCTTCAATCTCGGGGATTCGGAAGCCGAGGTGGCGGTGACGTGGAAGGACCTCGGGCTGGGAGGAAAACAAACGGTCCGCGACCTGTGGCGGCAGAAGGACCTCGGGGTGTTTCCCGAGGGCTACCGGGCGAAGGTGGCGTCGCACGGGGTGGTGCTGGTCCGGGTGATCACGGAGCTGTAGAAAACGCGGTGCCATGCACGGGTTGTTGCTGACTCATGCCACCGGAGACCCTAGCGTGCCGTGATGGTGGGGATCCGGTGGTTGGCCGCGGTGGCGCTGGTGTCGGGCGGTGTGTCCGGCCCGGCGGCCCGCGCCGTGGAGCCGGAGGTGCCGTTTTCCTCGCGGGCGTGGGAGACCGATGACGGGTTGCCGCACAACAGCGTGAATGCCGTGGTGCGCCGGGACGACGGGTTCCTGTGGATCGCGACCCAGGGCGGGCTGGTGCGTTTCGATGGCCTGGAGTTCGTCCAGAGCCGGTCGCCGCTGCTTT comes from Luteolibacter sp. LG18 and encodes:
- a CDS encoding putative Ig domain-containing protein gives rise to the protein MQSSRFALVLFSFGSIVLPVVSASGQDAAVAPILTPPAPAQPRVNGPKAFGVRPGVPFLYSIPATGERPMTFAATGLPAGLTLDPATGRITGSVKERGTYEAKLLARNAKGTAEKPFRIVVGDNIALTPPMGWNSWNCWGSNIDQQKTLAAAQAIVRHGLDRHGWSYVNIDDAWQGKRGGSFNGIQPDPAKFPDMKKLCDDIHGIGLKVGIYSSPWVTTYARRIGGSAENPEGDWSPPGNGPKTVNKKILPWAIGKHSFATQDARQWAAWGMDYLKYDWNPIEVPETAEMEKALRGSGRDVVLSLSNSTPFNSIAELSRIANCWRTTGDIKDTWESMSKKGFTQDKWARYASPGHFNDPDMLVVGHVGWGKPHPTNLTPDEQYTHISIWCLLSAPLLLGCDLEKMDDFTLGLLTNDEVLAIDQDVLCKQAVKVAGSDLLPVFAKPLEDGSKAVGFFNLGDSEAEVAVTWKDLGLGGKQTVRDLWRQKDLGVFPEGYRAKVASHGVVLVRVITEL